Part of the Triticum aestivum cultivar Chinese Spring chromosome 4D, IWGSC CS RefSeq v2.1, whole genome shotgun sequence genome is shown below.
GTAAAAGGAATTCCGCAGCAGCGGGTACGTGATTAGTTACAACCAACGGAAAGACTTATTGAAATAATAGGGAATTTCCTCATCCAGTCTACTCCTAGGACTACATCATATGCTCCCAACTCCATGGCCAACAAATCAAACTTCAATCGATATCCTTGCATCTCCCACTGTACACCAGAACACATCCCATACAATTGGCCTGAAGAGCATCAATGAGCAGGCCTACTAAATAGGCATAGAGATACATTAGctgagtttgcttacaacaactgcTATCACTCTAGCATCGgaatggcacctttcgaagcactCTACGGGAACCTTTGTCGTACCCCGATTTGTTGGGGTTGGCACGTACCGACCGACGGGGCCACAGAAGATGAAGGAGAGTGCCGAGAAGATTCCACTTATTCTAGATTAAAAGTAGTTCAGGACCAGGTACGCCGACCACGATATTTGGAGTTTGCAGTAGGTGatcatgcttgacttcggcttgaACCTACAAAGGGTGTGATGCGTTTTTGAGTGAAGGATTAGGTATAGCTGACCGATACATCGGACCTTTCTTGGCCCATATCCCCCTAGCCCTTACTCCCTTGTTTCGGTGGTTGGTCTCTACCTTTTTCTGTCTCTTGGCTAGTTTGTCTTCCTCTTCTTTTTGAGGGTAACGTAGTAAAAATCCTTTATTTCAGGGGATTTCCCTTTTCTTTCCAAATGAATTTATGCTTAGTCTAAAATTGGTAAATACcaaataataatatatatatatattattattatttgaaaTATGTACCAGTTTCCTGAAACTAACAAATAGAGTTATAGCTTTGATTGACTTACTAGCTTACGGGAACGCTTTGAATCTCAACTTACTTTGAACGAGTGCTTCCCACATAGATTGCTGGAAAGAGGAGTGAGCCGGGGCAGAACTTGAAGCACGGGAGAAGGAAAAAGAAGTATACAAGGGGTGCGTAGTTGGTATATGTACGGTATAGACCTTTCTTTGTGAATAGCTAGTTCAGTTACAAGGGTGTATACAAAGGTCTGCTTATAGGTTGAAAAAGCCTGTAGAGATAGCCTAGATAGCCAAGAAGATATACATATTTCATAGAGCTAGCTAATAAAGCTTTTGTTAACTTAAAATAGGCTATTGAATGCAACGGCAAATAAAGAAGAAGAAAGTGCCAGAGCTAAGAGCTAATATATTCCCAGTCTATGCATGGATAAAGGAATGATAAGAGCTATGAGAAGTTTATTAAACTACACTACGGCTAATATATATAAGGACAAATCAACTAGAAAAAACCGTTGCCAAAGAAACCATTTGTTTAAGCTTATTCATTCGCGCTAGGCTAAAAAACTAGATAGAAGAACTAGAGGCCGCCAAGGTCTTCAACCATTAGCAGGTAGGATCCTTTGCTTACTACTTGAAGCAGAAACCTAGAAGAGGAATTCTTTCTATTCCAAAATCCATCTTCTTTCCGGTCCGCTTCATTCATTCCCTTACTAATAAATCCAATTCATCGCTAATGGCAAAACCAGCCTGTATGTACACCGCACAACTAACCGTTGCTTGGTAGGTTCGATCAGCTCTTCTCACCTTTCCGTCGACATCTACTAAGGCTTCAGCTTAAGTGGGTTCAGCCGCCCCAAATCTGACTCGATCCAGGGTTATATATCATAAAGGGCTTCGACAAGGGGTTTGATTCGTTCTTTGAGCAAAAAGATAAGGTCGGAATATCGGAGTTCTTTCTTTGCTTCCAAGAACATAGATTCCTTCTTCAACCTAGGTCATGACCGAGGGCGGGTATCTCACTCGCATATCTAGAGCCCAGCATCTCTCCTGAACGACACCTTCTACAGATTCTACTGGTGGTATTTCCCGAGGCGAGGGTAAATATGTGCATTTATATCGGTCAGGAAACGACAATGACTCTTCTTCTTTCCGGGAAGCTATGGGCACCTCACAATTCTTATACGACATTAGTGGAAGCGAACATTCATAGCATTCATTGTCACCGATCATtgacaaaagaagaaaaagaagccgtACGACAACTTAAGGAATCTTTAGATTTGGCGGATATAGACTCAAAGGGCACAGACAGGCTGCTGGTACTTTTTTTTAGCTAACTAAAGTCCAACTTCCTTTGCCGAAAGAGGATGAAACGGATCAGCCGATTCAACTTAGCATTACCCGACTCGTAACTTCAAGCACAACCATCCGTCTCAATCCAAAATCTCCGATCGTCTGTGATCCAAACCCAAACTCTCCTCCGGTTTTGGATATATAGACAGTGCCTGCTCTCAAACCAACCAAGACAGCAGCAAGTTCCTATCGAGAACAAGACGACAGATCAATATGACCAATTTCTATAATATCTCGGGTGAATACGTGAAAAAGTGTTGCTTAGCTCAGTGAAATGGAATAAGGAAGAGAAAGTGTAGTGTGATAAGGGAAGATGCAAGTCAATTTTGAGGTTTTCAAGCAAGGGCTGAGATAGATATACAAACCAGAAGAATTCACATCAGAACCCTTTCCTGCTTCCCCTTTTTACCCATCGGACTCGACTCACATTTTGATCTCCTACGCTTGCTTTCACAGTCCCCCTACGAGCAGCCCGGAATCAATGAAGGAGTTCATTCAGCACCGAGCCGAGCGAGTGTAGATTCAATATGTTGATTGTACCGAACGAAGGATTTGCCTTATCACGAAAGCCACATTCGTTTTGTTTGAGGAAGTCACACGTCCTCTTCCCTATAAATAAGGAGATTCATTCTTTTTTTTCAGAaatcccctcttcttcctcctcaagccccTATCACAAGACCAAGCGGATCTCATCCTGCAGAAGACTCAGAGCGGATCTATCTAATGGCATGGCTAGCTGGCGGATGTGATCTATTCTCGTGTCACATCGCTTTCTTTCTTCTCCCTCCATTTTCTTCACTACTACCGCTTCTACACATAAATCAAAGAAGCATTGTGGAATAGTGGCATTTCGTTAATGTTCTTAGTGAAAGGGTTGCCGCAAAACCGGCAAACTCAGAGCGGTCTCTGAAAGTGAATAGGAGCATAGCGGCATCATCCAAGCCAAACACGTCTCCTCAGTCAAGGGTCTTCTCGCGCAAATAAGATCAAAAAATAACAACTGATTTCGCTTAATGCATGTCACCCGCCCGCTCTCAATACAGCAAGTGACTCTCTCTCACAAGACAGAGAAAGATTACCGATTCATCCAATCCAATTTGATCAGAAGTGAGTTCATTGTTGTTGTATAGCGAAACCTTTCCTTGACAAAACCATTCTCAGCTAATAGAAGCCGAGCTATCTATCCAGATCAGGGTTGAACGAAGCGAATGGAAAAGCCAAAGAAAACATAAATCCATTGCGATTAGAAACCAGTGACTCTACAGCcagggctcgatggcgatgtaatATAGAAAGAATGGGGAGTTAGGGCTTCGGTTTCCTCTGTAGCCAGTTTCAATTCCAAATCATTTGCCGACATGCGGACTCACTTCTCTTTTATGGGATGACTTTTATTATCCAAGTTGTCTATTTACGTGGGTGAATCAAGTACAACAAGTCAGGTCAGAGCTTGTGGTAGAAGATTGGGCTCTGCTATGCAGATCCACTCAACTAGGAAAGAAGTACACATTGCTGACTGACTGTTTGAACGATCCTAGTTACTAGTAGCTAATCAAGTCAGAGTAGGGTGGCCGAGAAGCTTCTTGCCGGTGCCCCCAAAAGCAAAGCACAGACTCTACTCACCCACGCGTTTTCCACCtacggagggagaaatcatcgaaATATCCTCATCCCCTGAAAGGGAACCCGAAAACAGGACGAGAGTGGATAGGGTGACTAAGGAGGCCGTAAAAATTAGTAGTGCATTTTTGAAAGATAAGATTACAAAAAGGCGAGAGCAGCATAATTGTTAGTTAGGGGTAAGAGGGGACGGGCCCGTATAGAAAGTCAATCCTTCTTTTTCCGATATGCCGCTCCGCAAGCAAGGAGTGCCACGCACGAGCGGAGCGAAAACTAAGCAAGGGGAATTCCGTCATTCCATGGAAAGCATGCGAAATCCTTTGATTGTTTATAGAATCAAAATAACTATATAGTCTTTCTTGTTCCACTTGCAAGGCAAGGAAAATAAAATGTCAGTTTCGTTATTACAAccttatttttttatgtcaaagaCAAAAAGCTACGCGCAAATTCTCATTGGATCTCGGTTGTTCTTAACAGTGATGGCTATTCATTTAAGTCTTCGGGTAGCACCACCAGATCTTCAACAAGGTGGAAATTCTCGTATTTCGTATGTACATGTTCCTGCGGCTCGGATGAGTATAGTTATTTATATCGCGACAGCTATAAACTGTTCCTTGTTCCCATTAACAAAACATCCCCTTTTTCTTCGCTCTTCCGGAACCGGTACAGAAATTGGTGCTTTTTCTACTTTGTTTACGTTAGTGACTGGGGGGTTTCGGGGAAGGCCTATGTGGGGTACCTTTCGGGTGTGGGATGCTCGTTTAACTTCTGTATTCATCTTGTTCCTTATTTACCTGGGTGCACTGCGTTTTCAAAAGCTTCCTGTAGAACCGGCTCCTATTTCAATCCGTGCTGGACCGATCGATATACCAATAATAAAGTCTCCAGTCAACTGGTGGAATACATCGCATCAACCTGGGAGCATTAGCCGATCTGGTACATCAATACATGTTCCTATGCCCATTCCAATCTTGTCTAACTTTGCTAACTTCCCCTTCTCTACCCGTATCTTGTTCGTTCTGGAAACACGTCTTCCTATTCCATCTTTTCCCGAATCTCCCTTAACGGAAGAAATAGAAGCTCGAGAAGGAGTACCACTAAAAACCTAGTTCGCTCTCAAATAAAAACCTAGTTCACTCGCTAAAGCATCCATGGCTGAATGGTGAAAGCGCCCACCAACCTAGAAAGGCAAAATGGGTCAAAAAGTAGGTTCGATTCCTGCCGGATGCACTGCCTCTTAAAGACAGAAACAGAGGAGGGAAAGAAGGTAGTATAGGGAACTTGCTTTTGGATTCTTATCGAAAGTGAATCCCTCTAACACTTCTGTTAGTGTTTTATGAGAAAATCTTTTATAGACACAACGAGTGTGAAAATCCTTAGTCACTAGGCAAGAAGGCTCGATGGGAACAAAAAGGATACAATTAGTTCAGAATAAAAAATGTACAATTTCAAAGGAAAGAAGGAATGGCAAGTTTCCCTCCATTGAACATCAATCAATCTAGAAATAGGTAAAGGAAGGCGTATCACAGGggtatttttcttttttctattcacTTCCGTGGGGTTCTAAATTGAAAACATGAACACAAACGAAATCGTATTGAAattacataaaaaaagaaaagggaggagTAGCTCTTGGTTTAAAGAAAAGGGAGGAGATGGATCGAATTCAGTCTTTTTCCTTTCTTTGATGATCTTCAACACATCTATTTGAATTCCCTGCGAGTGAAGGATTTCTCGTATGGAGAAAAACCTCTTGAGCGCTATCTGATCTTATTTTTGTATTTCAAATATGGGACCTGCCTTTTTAATGGGACATCCCGGCAACAGGCCTACTCATGCATGTGGCCAAGTACTCGACCAATCCTCGGAGCGAAGGGATGAACGAATTCTCGATGTCTGGTTCATTGAGGTCAGCATCACATGAAACCTTTAGCACTTCCGTTCGATATTGGATGGAGTATGGCTGGAAGGTCAGCCTAGCTAGTCTTGTCAATCGGCCCTGACTCGTCTTCTCCTTGGTACCTACCGCTATTGAACTTCGGTACCTATATTCCTGAAATAAGACAGGCCTTCATGAAGACCTTCTATTTTGGAATAAGATCGGACATTTCCACATTGAGGTGAAATTACATATGAGGAAAATAATCCTGGACTACGAAAGCTGCCCTTGTGTGGTAGAACCAGGTCTTCCACCGGGCGGTCAGCCAAGTACTGAAGCCCCTATCTTGATATAGAATAGAAGTGAGTTCACACTAAAAATAGAAGAAGCCCTATGATTTTTTAGCCCTGCTATCAATCACTTCGGTAAAGGGATCGAAAGATTATGGCCTGAAATAGAGATTTGAGAGTCCCTTGTGTGAGTACGTGCTGAAGAGCAAGGAGTGAAAGTGCGTTCATCTTTCTTTCTGCTAGTTGTTTCCTGCTAATAGTGATTAGTGAGTGCCCCATACATAGCCAATGTCCGCCCGTGTTCACATCCAGTCTTCTCTGTACACTAGTGCAGCTTCCAGCTCTATGCTATGTATGGTAGTCGTTTGACTCGGGAATCCCTGATAAAAGCTTTTAGTCCGTGTCTGGCAGTTTCAGCCGTGGTCCAGTCCAGCAGCCTCTTTTCGATCCAAGAGTCGCATGAGTAGAAAGCTTCCGGTTAGCTTCAGTTAGTGTTAGTTAAATAGAACGGGAACCTCGTAACTATGCCAAGCCCGATCTTGGTTCCAATGCTGCAGAGAAAGGTTATGGGTAAAAAGAAGGTCTTTATCCTGGTGCTGCCGAGACCGGTGTTGCTGATCGAACTCATTTTCtttcaaggagatcgaaaatctctGAATTTCTGCGAAACGAATTTACATATTTATTGCGAGGGGCTTTGAAAAGCGAAAGGATGAAGACTGATTTAGATCCTCTGAAAGCGTAGGAAGTATGCCTTTTGAGCTTTTTCTCCACCCACCTCTGAGCATCCTGTTGGAATGGTCCTAGGAAAGACTACGTACGAGAAATCATTCTCACAGCCAACTTTCCTTCTTCTGAGCAAATAAATGTAGTATTTAGTCCAACCAATCATTGGTGAATCTATGTCTTTCATGAAAAGTGGAGTATTTGTGCCCAAGATCTTTCTATTCCCTTTAGTAGGTGCACACATCTCGTATGGTAAATATACCCTTGTGCCCTATAAGGTAAGATTGATTGACGGAGTCAAGAGATGGAGATCTTGGTTTAGCAGCGGCTGCCTGTCCTTTTCTTTCGTGAAAGGTATGATCTAGAGTGTGATTCTGATCCCGTGATTGGGTGCTTGGCATAGAATGAGTGGAGCATACTAGGAATGTTGAATGCTCGCTCAGTGAGGGAGCTCTGTTGGAGAAGAGTGGGACTAGAAAGAGCGAATACCCATGTCAGGCCATGTAAGGCCAATAGTTGAGGTACCTGGATCCAGACAAAACTCCAAACATGTAAGAATCTACCTTGAAGCAAGGTTTCTACTGGTTAATGCGTTCCACCCTATTGATGACAGCTAATGTTACTAAAAGCTTAGATGAAGAAAGAGCTTCTGAGCGAAGGCTTGTTGGCTTTGGTTGTTGGCGTGGATTATCTTGTTAAGCTCTGCAGAGATGGTGAGCGTGAAGAAAGGACACTACCATCAAAGAAAGACAGCTCTCAAATAGATTTGCTGGTCTATGATGACCAAGTAGAAGCATCCATTCCACATAGGTTATTTTTATAGAAGCATAGGCGCAAACTCTTCTCAAAAGAATTTCGTTTATAGGATTCAGTCGTccgtttgttttgttttgaattgacaTAGAGAAATCTTTCTCGCGTTCCCTTAATTCAGGAATAGGTGGCGAAGGCTACTTGTtccttgtatatatatataaaggaaaggGGTTATTTTTCCTTTACGGCAATAAGAGTTGATTCCCTTGCTTGTAGTTTTGGATCGATTCCGTGTATTTCACATATTTAAGAGTGGTTAGGAGAGAGAATCAATGTTTATGGGAAGAGGGAAAGAAAGATCAGGGGAAGAAGCAGGGTAGAGGAATTGGTCAACTCATCAGGCTCATGACCTGAAGACTGCAGGTTCGAATCCTGTCCCCGCCTAATCATAGTCAAAATCTGAGTTTGATCCTGGCTCAGAAGGAACGCTAGCTATATGCTTAACACATGCAAGTCGAACGTTGTTTTCGGGGAGCTGGGCAGAAGGAAAAGAGGCTCCTAGCTAAAGTTGTCTCGCCCTGCTTCAAAACTACAGGGCGCGCGCTACGGCTCTGACCTAACGGCCTCCGTTTGCTGGAATCGGAATAGTTGAGAACAAAGTGGCGAACGGGTGCGTAACGCGTGGGAATCTGCCGAACAGTTCGGGCCAAATCCTGAAGAAAGCTCAAAAGCGCTGTTTGATGAGCCTGCGTAGTATTACGTAGTTGGTCAGGTAAAGGCTGACCAAGCCAATGATGCTTAGCTGGTCTTTTCGGATGATCAGCCACACTGGGACTGAGACACAGCCCGGACTCCCACGGGGGGCAGCAGTGGGGAATCTTGGACAATGGGCGAAAGCCCGATCCAGCAATATCGCGTGAGTGAAGAAGGGCAATGCCGCTTGTAAAGCTCTTTCGTCGAGTGCGCGATCATGACAGGACTCGAGGAAGAAGCCCCGGCTAACTCCGTGCCAGCAGCCGCGGTAAGATGGGGGGCAAGTGTTCTTCGGAATGACTGGGCGTAAAGGGCACGTAGGCGGTGAATCGGGTTGAAAGTGAAAGTCGCCAAAAAGTGGCGGAATGCTCTCGAAACCAATTCACTTGAGTGAGACAGAGGAGAGTGGAATTTCATGTGTAGGGGTGAAATCCGTAGATCTACGAAGGAACGCCAAAAGCGAAGGCAGCTCTCTGGGTCCCTACCGACGCTGGGGTGCGAAAGCATGGGAGCGAACAGGATTAGATACCCTGGTAGTCCATGCCGTAAACGATGAGTGTTCGCCCTTGGTCTACGCGGATCAGGGGCCCAGCTAACGCGTGAAACACTCCGCCTAGGGAGTACGGCCGCAAGATCGAAACTCAAAGGAATTGACGGGGGCCTGCACAAGCggtggagcatgtggtttaattcGATACAACGCGCAAAACCGTACCAGCCCTTGACATATGAACAACAAAACCTGTCCTTAACAGGATGGTACTGACTTTCATACAGGTGCTGCATGGCTATCGTCAGCTCGTGTCGTGAGATGTTTGGTCAAGTCCTATAACGAGCGA
Proteins encoded:
- the LOC123096765 gene encoding putative cytochrome c biosynthesis ccmC-like mitochondrial protein encodes the protein MSVSLLQPYFFMSKTKSYAQILIGSRLFLTVMAIHLSLRVAPPDLQQGGNSRISYVHVPAARMSIVIYIATAINCSLFPLTKHPLFLRSSGTGTEIGAFSTLFTLVTGGFRGRPMWGTFRVWDARLTSVFILFLIYLGALRFQKLPVEPAPISIRAGPIDIPIIKSPVNWWNTSHQPGSISRSGTSIHVPMPIPILSNFANFPFSTRILFVLETRLPIPSFPESPLTEEIEAREGVPLKT